The genomic segment TTTCACCACGCGATCCAGCTGCTCTGCCGGGTCTGCCTGAGTTGCGCTGACCGGCGCCTGGCTCGGATCTTTCAGGAACAGTGACAGGTTAAAGGTGCTTTCGCCTTTCGCGTTTTTCCAGCTAAGCGGCGCGATAGTAATTACCGGGTTGCCTTTCAGCAGCAGCGGCAGGGAAGAGACCAGGTTCTCGGTCGCCTGTTGCTGGTAAAGCTCCGGGTTATCCATAATGCCTGGCTGCGCCATCAACGCACGGCTGCGCTCGTTATATTGCTGGCTGAACTGATGCCAGGCCTGGCCGTCGATGTTGCCGATCTTAAGCGTCATTTTGCCGCTGCCGAGATTCTGATTCTGCACCTTCAGGCTATCCATGACGTAATCCATCTGGCTGTCGATGCTCTTGCCATCTTTTGCCACGTCCGATTTGCCGTTCAGGCTGATCCCTTCAAGCAGCGCCATCTCCTGACCTTCAATCGCGACCGCCAGTTTTTCGAGGCTCAGCTTCTGTTCGCCGACGCGTTCGTTAAAGCTTGTCATCTTCGCGTTGCCATCGGCTTTCAGGCCATTGAACGTGAGCTGAACGCGCTGACCGTATTCATTTACCGCGTTGACCAGACCGCTTGATGCTTCGCCCTTAAGGCTCACGTCGTTACCGTCTTTATCCGCATCAAGCTGGAAGTCGCCGCCGCTGAACGCCACTTTCTTATTCGGCGTATCGTAGTTCAGTGCCTGCAACTGAATATCGCTGGATGTCGCGCCGCCGTAGCCGATACGGGTCTGGATGTCGGCAAACGACTTGCCTTTAGCCATATCAAACAGCGGCTTTGTCGTGTCGTTGTTCACAAGCGTAGTGTGGACCGACGCCATCGCAGGGAGGATGTTGAGTTTTTTCAGATCGGCGAGTGGGAACGGGCCGTGGCTGACGACCTGCTCAAGCACCACGCTCTGACCCGGCTTCAGCAGCGCTTCCTGCTGGCCTGCCGCGGGTTTGACCACCAGTTGCAGATGGCTGCTGAACAGACCACGCTGGTAATCCTGATAGCTCAACTCAAGCCCGGGCTGCGGCGCGCTGCGTTTAAGCTGCGCATTGGCTTGCGCCACCATCTCGCCGACATGTTTTTCAAATTGTTTCCCGGTGTACCACGCGCCACCTGTCCAGATAACACCGAGTGCAACGATAACGCCCACGGCGACCAGCGATTTTTTCATAGTCCAATTCCCTTAAAACGAAGCCAGACGGCGATCCGTCTGGCATAACTGGCAATAATTGTAACAAGCTTAGCAATCCTTGCTTAAAAGATCAGTAACTTAGTTAAGCTTATTATAAACCCTCGCAAGACGGCCCACGCCGCTCACGCTGACGGGGGATTCGTTCGCCGCGACGAAGGCGGATTCGCCCGGTTTCAGTACCAGACGCTCGTCGTTTTTGCTGAGTACCGCTTCCCCTTCGACGCAGAACAGAATAGCTGCGCTCTCCTGCGCCAGGCGCTGCGGCTGCGTGCCAAGATCATGCAGCGAGAAAGCGAAATCATCCACCGGGATAGGGAATTCCAGCGCGCCATCGTGTTTCTGCGGCTGGGTCAGCAGTTCTGCCGCTGGTTTGGCGACAAATTTCACGTTCGCGACCAGCTCCGGGATATCGATATATTTCGGTGTCAGGCCCGCGCGCAGGACATTGTCTGAGTTGGCCATGACTTCCAGCGCCACGCCCTGAAGATAAGCGTGCGGCGTTTCAGCAAACAGGAACATCGCCTCGCCTGGGTTGAGTTTCACCACATTCAGCAGCAGCGGGGAGAAGAGGCCGCTGTCGTCCGGGTAGAACTGGGCGATAAAGCGAATGGTGTCCCACGGTTCGCCCTGCTGGCTTGCCACAGTCGCTTTCAGTACGGCCAGCGCACGGGATTTTTCCTCGCCCTGCATATTCAACAGGCCCGCAAACAGATCGCGCAGGCGGTCAGCGTCAGGGGCGGCGAGGAAGTGCGCGATAGCGGTATGCGCGCCCGCGACCGGCTGAAGCAGAGAGACAATGTCAGAAAACTCACGAAACGCATTCATGGCCAGAAACGGCGTCAGGGCGAAAACCAGCTCCGGCTTGTGGTTCGGATCTTTATAGTTACGCTCGGCAGCGGTGAGCGGGATACCCGCTGCGTTTTCGCGTGCAAAACCTTCCTCAGACGCCTGCTTGTTCGGATGCACCTGGATGGAGAGCGGCTGATCGGCGCACAGTACTTTAAACAGGAACGGCAGTTCGCCAAAGCGCGCGGCCACCGGCGCGCCGAGCAGGGCGCTTTTATCAGCGTCAATCACGTCGCGCAGGGCACGCGTCTGGCCCTGCGCGTCCTGCACTTTCGAACTGCTTTTTGGGTGCGCCCCCATCCACAACTCTGCCATCGGCAGGCCGTCCGGGTTTTCCACACCATAAAGTTCCGTTAACGCCGTCTTACTGCCCCAGGCGTAGTTCTGCACTGCGTTAATGAGTTTTTTCATCATCGGTCCCTGTGTTCGAAGGAAAATATTTTTTGGTATTAAACCAATAAAGCGCGGCGAAGTAACCCGGCTGGGTAAAAAGTCGGTTTAGTCTCAGTTTTTGTTAAAAAATTGTGTACGATGTGGCGACTCGCTTTTTAATGCCGCACACGGAACCAGTGGCGGAATGACGAATTTCATAACTGAAGCTGTAAGTGAGAGTGCAATGTCTAGCAAACCCTTCTTCTGGCAAGCGCCTTTTCCACTGAAAAAGGACGAGACCGAGTATTACCTGTTAACCCGCGATCATGTCTCCGTTTCTGAGTTTGAAGGTCAGGAAATCCTGAAAGTTGAACCGCAGGCGCTGACGCTGCTGGCTCGCCACGCCTTTCATGACGCCTCGTTTATGCTGCGCCCGGCGCATCAGCAACAGGTGGCCGATATCCTGAGCGACCCGGAAGCCAGCGAAAACGACAAATATGTGGCGCTGCAATTCCTGCGCAACTCAGAGATCGCCGCGAAAGGCATTCTGCCGACCTGCCAGGACACCGGCACCGCGATTATCATGGGCAAAAAAGGCCAGCGCGTCTGGACGGGCGGCGGTGATGAAGCCGCGCTGTCGCAGGGCGTTTACGAGACCTACACCCAGGATAACCTGCGCTATTCGCAAAACGCGGCGCTGGATATGTACAACGAGGTCAATACCGGCACGAATCTGCCGGCGCAAATCGATCTCTACAGCGTTGACGGCGACGAATATAAATTCCTCTGCATCGCCAAAGGCGGCGGCTCTGCCAACAAAACATACCTGTATCAGGAGACCAAAGCGTTGCTGACGCCGGGCAAACTGAAAGCGTATCTGGTAGAGAAAATGCGCACGCTCGGCACCGCAGCCTGTCCGCCGTATCACGTGGCGTTTGTCATTGGCGGCACCTCGGCGGAAGCGACGCTGAAAACCGTGAAACTCGCCTCGACCAAATATTACGATGGCCTGCCGACGGAGGGTAACGAGCACGGCCAGGCGTTCCGCGATACCCAGCTTGAAGAAGAGCTGTTGCAGGAGGCGCGTAATCTGGGTCTCGGTGCGCAATTTGGCGGGAAATATTTCGCCCACGATATCCGTGTGATCCGCCTGCCGCGCCACGGCGCGTCCTGCCCGGTAGGCATGGGCGTATCCTGCTCGGCGGACCGTAATATCAAAGCCAAAATCAATCGCGATGGCATCTGGATCGAGAAGCTCGAAAGTAACCCTGGCAAGTACATTCCTGAATCGCTGCGCCGCGCAGGTGAGGGCGAAGCGGTGCGGGTGGATCTCAACCGTCCGATGAGCGAGATTCTGGCGCAGCTGTCGCAGTATCCGGTCTCCACCCGCCTGTCGCTCTCCGGCACGATTATCGTGGCGCGCGATATTGCGCACGCGAAGCTGAAAGAGCGAATCGACAGCGGAGCGGGTCTGCCGCAATACGTGAAGGATCATCCTGTGTACTACGCAGGCCCTGCCAAAACGCCGGAAGGGTATGCCTCCGGTTCGCTCGGCCCGACCACGGCCGGTCGTATGGATTCCTACGTGGATCTGCTTCAGGCGAACGGCGGCAGCATGATCATGCTCGCGAAAGGAAACCGCAGCCAGCAGGTGACTGACGCCTGTAAAAAACATGGTGGGTTCTATCTGGGCAGCATCGGCGGCCCGGCGGCCGTGCTTGCGCAGAACAGTATTCGTCATCTGGAATGTGTCGAATATCCGGAGCTTGGTATGGAAGCTATCTGGAAAATCGAAGTGGAAGATTTCTCGGCGTTTATCCTGGTGGATGACAAAGGCAATGATTTCTTCCAGCAGATCCAGGCGGGGCAGTGTTCGGCCTGCCTGAAGTAATGTGACGCCAGGCCGGGTTGGCGGTTGCGCTTACCCGGCCTGCAGGTGAGGCCGTCCTTTCGCGATGTAAATCGGGTCACAAAGGGGCCCACCGACACCTGCCCCAACACCGCTTGCCCACAAAAGAGCGCACAAAGCGCCGTGCAGGTTTTCTCAACGCATCAATACTTATTCCTTAAGCATGTGAGCCATCCCATCTTTGTTATCAAGGAGAAAGTAATGACCGCCTATCGCAGTGAAAAAGATTCCATGGGTGCCATCGATGTGCCGGCAGACAAACTCTGGGGCGCGCAGACGCAGCGCTCGCTGGAACACTTCCGCATCTCCACCGAGAAAATGCCGACGGC from the Cronobacter condimenti 1330 genome contains:
- a CDS encoding YdgA family protein — protein: MKKSLVAVGVIVALGVIWTGGAWYTGKQFEKHVGEMVAQANAQLKRSAPQPGLELSYQDYQRGLFSSHLQLVVKPAAGQQEALLKPGQSVVLEQVVSHGPFPLADLKKLNILPAMASVHTTLVNNDTTKPLFDMAKGKSFADIQTRIGYGGATSSDIQLQALNYDTPNKKVAFSGGDFQLDADKDGNDVSLKGEASSGLVNAVNEYGQRVQLTFNGLKADGNAKMTSFNERVGEQKLSLEKLAVAIEGQEMALLEGISLNGKSDVAKDGKSIDSQMDYVMDSLKVQNQNLGSGKMTLKIGNIDGQAWHQFSQQYNERSRALMAQPGIMDNPELYQQQATENLVSSLPLLLKGNPVITIAPLSWKNAKGESTFNLSLFLKDPSQAPVSATQADPAEQLDRVVKSLESKLVIPVDMATEMMTQVAKLEGYQQADAEKLAAQQVKGLAAMGQMFRITTMQDNNIVTSLQYANGQVNLNGQKMPLGEFVGMFGLPGISAPEPQAVPQPGEPESAPRGPALSVPQQ
- the manA gene encoding mannose-6-phosphate isomerase; amino-acid sequence: MKKLINAVQNYAWGSKTALTELYGVENPDGLPMAELWMGAHPKSSSKVQDAQGQTRALRDVIDADKSALLGAPVAARFGELPFLFKVLCADQPLSIQVHPNKQASEEGFARENAAGIPLTAAERNYKDPNHKPELVFALTPFLAMNAFREFSDIVSLLQPVAGAHTAIAHFLAAPDADRLRDLFAGLLNMQGEEKSRALAVLKATVASQQGEPWDTIRFIAQFYPDDSGLFSPLLLNVVKLNPGEAMFLFAETPHAYLQGVALEVMANSDNVLRAGLTPKYIDIPELVANVKFVAKPAAELLTQPQKHDGALEFPIPVDDFAFSLHDLGTQPQRLAQESAAILFCVEGEAVLSKNDERLVLKPGESAFVAANESPVSVSGVGRLARVYNKLN
- the fumA gene encoding class I fumarate hydratase FumA codes for the protein MSSKPFFWQAPFPLKKDETEYYLLTRDHVSVSEFEGQEILKVEPQALTLLARHAFHDASFMLRPAHQQQVADILSDPEASENDKYVALQFLRNSEIAAKGILPTCQDTGTAIIMGKKGQRVWTGGGDEAALSQGVYETYTQDNLRYSQNAALDMYNEVNTGTNLPAQIDLYSVDGDEYKFLCIAKGGGSANKTYLYQETKALLTPGKLKAYLVEKMRTLGTAACPPYHVAFVIGGTSAEATLKTVKLASTKYYDGLPTEGNEHGQAFRDTQLEEELLQEARNLGLGAQFGGKYFAHDIRVIRLPRHGASCPVGMGVSCSADRNIKAKINRDGIWIEKLESNPGKYIPESLRRAGEGEAVRVDLNRPMSEILAQLSQYPVSTRLSLSGTIIVARDIAHAKLKERIDSGAGLPQYVKDHPVYYAGPAKTPEGYASGSLGPTTAGRMDSYVDLLQANGGSMIMLAKGNRSQQVTDACKKHGGFYLGSIGGPAAVLAQNSIRHLECVEYPELGMEAIWKIEVEDFSAFILVDDKGNDFFQQIQAGQCSACLK